Proteins encoded by one window of Pecten maximus chromosome 15, xPecMax1.1, whole genome shotgun sequence:
- the LOC117343984 gene encoding cholecystokinin receptor type A-like: MSGTYNTNMTPAELMTGSDIVDIDLNASVSIDDLNHEEVMERIGAIIFVGFLSLVGIVGNLHVLYIYGTKFKRTNQRIFILFLGYLDLFTCLVGMPFIISDLLLPLKFTSGIACKVLRCTNYFTGGSSAFLLVVIAVERYRKICHPLESQMTIKGAKVTSFLALLLALFLSWPAAILYGFSTIDTGYPNITGAACYVDDAFIKTKYTTFYNAVIVLIIIIANIVLIVLYIKVVRRIYQQKAFRSENKSHFSRARKKSFEPGQTCKVVTNSEFQFCSMDMLKASQEDMTTCSGLDESMDGLDDSSENSKHGNKLTKPGNRKKSKKVSHRSARVTMMLFVITVVYFVSFLPHLVLKILADAKKDFLPNLDFTGTFLYYVFLYSIFINNMANPIIYGFCDSKFMEHIRTIYQRPCLSDRK; this comes from the coding sequence ATGTCAGGAACCTACAACACAAACATGACTCCCGCTGAATTGATGACAGGATCTGATATCGTTGACATTGACCTCAATGCGTCCGTTTCCATTGACGACCTGAACCACGAGGAGGTGATGGAGAGGATTGGCGCGATCATATTCGTTGGATTCCTGTCCCTTGTTGGAATTGTGGGAAATCTACacgtgttgtatatatatggaacGAAATTTAAGAGGACTAATCAaaggatttttattttatttctcgGCTACCTGGACCTGTTTACATGTTTAGTGGGAATGCCTTTCATCATCTCAGATTTACTTCTGCCACTTAAATTTACATCAGGCATTGCATGCAAAGTACTACGATGTACAAACTATTTCACTGGCGGAAGTTCAGCCTTTCTCCTTGTGGTCATAGCTGTGGAGCGCTATAGGAAAATTTGTCATCCTCTGGAATCGCAGATGACGATAAAAGGTGCTAAAGTAACAAGCTTTTTGGCCCTACTTTTAGCACTTTTCTTGTCATggccggcagccattttgtatggCTTCAGTACGATTGACACCGGCTATCCCAACATAACAGGGGCGGCCTGCTACGTTGATGACGCGTTCATcaagacaaaatatactacattCTACAATGCTGTCATCGTTCTTATCATTATCATCGCCAATATCGTTCTCATCGTATTGTATATTAAGGTAGTACGTCGAATCTACCAGCAGAAGGCGTTTAGATCGGAAAACAAGTCACACTTCTCTAGGGCAAGAAAAAAGAGTTTCGAACCTGGCCAAACATGTAAGGTGGTAACGAACTCTGAATTCCAATTCTGTAGCATGGATATGTTGAAGGCCAGTCAGGAGGATATGACAACCTGTAGCGGTCTGGACGAATCAATGGATGGCCTGGACGACAGCTCTGAGAACAGCAAACATGGTAACAAGCTCACCAAACCTGGAAACAGGAAGAAAAGCAAAAAGGTGAGCCATAGAAGCGCCCGAGTGACCATGATGTTATTCGTTATAACTGTGGTGTACTTTGTAAGCTTTCTGCCACACTTGGTATTAAAGATCCTCGCCGACGCCAAAAAAGACTTCTTACCTAATTTAGACTTTACAggaacatttctgtattatGTATTTCTATATTCCATTTTTATCAACAATATGGCCAATCCTATTATATATGGTTTTTGTGATTCGAAATTCATGGAACATATCCGGACGATATATCAGCGACCCTGTCTGAGTGACAGGAAATAG